In Paraburkholderia phenazinium, the following are encoded in one genomic region:
- a CDS encoding methionine ABC transporter ATP-binding protein, which yields MIEIRNISQRFAGPRGWVEALHNVNLSIPAGEVFGIIGRSGAGKSTLVRTINLLTRPTEGNIVVNGRDLTTLSAAQLREARREIGMIFQHFNLLSSRTVYENVALPLELAGLKRAEIEANVLPLLELVGLTAQKDRYPAQISGGQKQRVGIARALASKPKVLLSDEATSALDPETTRSILDLLKRINRELGLTIVLITHQMDVIKQVCDRVAVLDAGRVVEHGKVIDVFLQPHHEVTRALIGDVIAQELPPALKARVAERLKTGSGHLLRLAFTGTGVDQPILSETIRRFELDFNILHGQIDEIQGQAFGSLAVLAGGEPVNVAQALAYLREQGVVVEEMSYVE from the coding sequence ATGATCGAAATTCGCAATATCTCCCAGCGTTTTGCCGGACCGCGGGGCTGGGTCGAGGCGCTGCACAACGTCAACCTGTCGATTCCGGCGGGCGAGGTGTTCGGCATCATCGGTCGCAGCGGCGCCGGCAAGAGCACGCTCGTGCGCACCATCAACCTGCTGACACGTCCGACCGAAGGCAACATCGTCGTCAACGGCCGCGATCTCACCACGCTCTCCGCCGCGCAATTGCGCGAGGCGCGGCGCGAGATCGGCATGATCTTCCAGCATTTCAACCTGCTGTCGTCGCGCACCGTGTACGAGAACGTCGCGCTGCCGCTCGAACTGGCCGGCCTGAAGCGCGCCGAGATCGAAGCCAACGTGTTGCCGCTGCTCGAACTGGTGGGCCTCACGGCGCAGAAAGACCGTTATCCGGCACAGATCAGCGGTGGTCAGAAGCAGCGCGTGGGGATTGCCCGGGCGCTGGCGAGCAAGCCCAAGGTCTTGCTGTCCGACGAGGCCACTTCGGCGCTCGACCCGGAAACTACCCGCTCGATTCTGGATCTGCTCAAGCGCATCAATCGCGAACTCGGCCTGACCATCGTATTGATCACGCACCAGATGGACGTGATCAAGCAGGTCTGCGACCGCGTCGCGGTGCTGGATGCGGGCCGGGTCGTCGAACACGGCAAGGTCATCGACGTGTTCCTGCAGCCGCATCACGAAGTCACGCGCGCGCTGATCGGCGATGTGATTGCGCAGGAGTTGCCGCCTGCACTAAAGGCGCGTGTCGCCGAACGTCTGAAGACCGGCAGCGGTCATCTGCTGCGCCTCGCGTTCACCGGCACGGGCGTCGATCAACCGATCCTCTCGGAAACGATTCGCCGCTTCGAACTCGACTTCAACATCCTGCACGGCCAGATCGACGAGATCCAGGGGCAGGCGTTCGGCTCGCTCGCGGTGCTCGCGGGCGGCGAACCGGTGAATGTGGCGCAGGCGTTGGCGTATCTGCGCGAACAAGGTGTGGTGGTGGAGGAGATGTCCTATGTTGAGTGA
- a CDS encoding alpha/beta hydrolase: METTQHNNARPDSATAAVAPQRGGGAARPVVTTRDGVELPLYRWPVAGTRRATVALLHGLAEHAGRYAALAERLNAAGIELLAIDLRGHGQAPGKRARIDRFDDYLLDAEGLLGVAAREGDPLFLMGHSMGGAIAALYAIERLPASGHRLAGLILSSPALAPGRDVPRWMLTMSQIISRVWPGFPAMKIDAALLSRNAAIVEANRNDPLVHHGAIPARTGAEILLAMARIERGRAGLQVPLLVYHGTADKLTEPDGSRAFGQHAGSPDKTLTLHEASYHETMNDLDRERVIGELLAWIEARCG, from the coding sequence ATGGAGACTACCCAGCACAACAACGCTCGTCCTGACTCAGCGACCGCGGCGGTCGCCCCACAGCGGGGCGGGGGCGCGGCGCGCCCGGTCGTAACGACACGGGACGGCGTCGAGCTGCCGCTGTACCGGTGGCCCGTCGCCGGTACCCGGCGCGCGACGGTGGCGCTACTGCACGGCCTCGCGGAACATGCCGGCCGCTACGCGGCGCTCGCCGAGCGGCTGAACGCAGCAGGCATCGAACTGCTCGCCATCGATCTGCGCGGCCACGGGCAAGCACCCGGCAAGCGCGCCCGGATCGATCGCTTCGATGACTATCTGCTCGACGCCGAGGGCTTGTTAGGCGTCGCGGCACGCGAAGGCGACCCCTTGTTCCTGATGGGCCACAGCATGGGCGGCGCGATTGCCGCGCTGTACGCGATCGAACGTCTGCCGGCAAGCGGCCACCGGCTGGCGGGGCTGATCCTGTCGAGTCCCGCGCTCGCGCCGGGCCGCGACGTACCGCGCTGGATGTTGACGATGAGCCAGATCATCAGCCGCGTCTGGCCAGGCTTTCCCGCCATGAAGATCGACGCGGCGCTGCTGTCGCGCAACGCGGCGATCGTCGAGGCGAACCGCAACGATCCGCTGGTGCATCACGGGGCGATTCCGGCTCGCACCGGCGCGGAGATCTTGCTGGCGATGGCGCGCATCGAGCGCGGCCGTGCCGGTCTGCAGGTGCCCTTGCTGGTGTATCACGGCACCGCCGACAAGCTCACCGAACCCGACGGCAGCCGCGCGTTCGGCCAGCATGCCGGTTCGCCGGACAAGACGCTGACGCTTCACGAAGCGAGTTACCACGAAACGATGAACGACCTCGATCGCGAGCGGGTGATCGGCGAGTTGCTGGCGTGGATCGAGGCGCGGTGCGGTTGA
- a CDS encoding histone deacetylase family protein, whose protein sequence is MATAFYSHPDCLLHEMGEWHPECPARLQAIEDQLIASRIDALIERESPPLADEAALLRVHTQAHVDYIRSRSPEEGYAEIDPDTSMNPHTWQAALRAAGAAVAATDAVIEGRYDNAFCSVRPPGHHAEPARAMGFCFFNNVAIAARHALEVHGLERVAIIDFDVHHGNGTEAAFSGDSRVLMCSIFQHPFYPFSGADNQAPNMVNLPMPARSKGMEVREAVDMMWLPRLHAFKPEMIFVSAGFDAHREDDLGNMGLVEDDYAWLTDQVREIANRYAQGRIVSCLEGGYNLSALGRSVVAHVRALAGI, encoded by the coding sequence ATGGCAACAGCCTTTTATTCCCACCCAGACTGCCTGCTTCACGAGATGGGCGAATGGCATCCCGAATGTCCGGCGCGCCTGCAGGCAATTGAAGATCAACTGATCGCCAGCCGCATCGACGCGCTCATCGAGCGCGAGTCGCCGCCGCTTGCCGACGAGGCCGCGCTGCTGCGCGTGCATACCCAGGCGCACGTCGATTACATCCGCAGCCGGTCGCCTGAAGAAGGCTACGCGGAGATCGACCCGGACACCTCGATGAATCCGCATACCTGGCAGGCCGCCTTGCGCGCCGCCGGCGCTGCGGTGGCCGCCACCGACGCGGTGATCGAAGGCCGTTACGACAACGCGTTTTGCAGCGTGCGGCCGCCCGGTCACCATGCGGAGCCGGCTCGCGCGATGGGCTTCTGCTTTTTCAACAACGTCGCGATTGCCGCGCGCCACGCACTGGAAGTGCATGGGCTGGAGCGAGTCGCGATTATCGATTTCGACGTCCATCACGGCAATGGCACCGAAGCCGCTTTTTCCGGCGACTCGCGGGTGTTGATGTGCAGCATCTTCCAGCACCCGTTCTATCCGTTCAGCGGCGCCGACAACCAGGCGCCCAATATGGTCAACCTGCCGATGCCGGCACGCTCCAAGGGCATGGAAGTGCGCGAGGCGGTGGATATGATGTGGCTGCCGCGCCTGCACGCCTTCAAGCCGGAGATGATCTTCGTCTCGGCGGGGTTCGACGCACATCGCGAGGACGATCTCGGCAACATGGGGCTCGTCGAAGACGATTACGCGTGGCTGACCGATCAGGTGCGCGAGATCGCCAACCGCTATGCGCAGGGGCGGATCGTCAGTTGCCTCGAGGGCGGATACAACCTGTCGGCGTTGGGGCGCAGCGTGGTCGCCCACGTGCGGGCGCTCGCGGGAATCTGA
- the mltB gene encoding lytic murein transglycosylase B → MTVKLAPSARNRLRTQKVATALSVAWCVFAAASPAEAQTSAPQRPLLVTQSQPQQAVPQGQTFEEEIIPQRYANNPDVDGFINDMVARYDFDPATLHTLFAGVSYSTTAVKLVTPSTAPSVKNWRVYQSRFLDPVRINAGVRFWRNNQATLQRAYEEFGVPPEVIVGILGVETIYGRFMGNFRVLDALTTLAFDYPNTPNRADREQTFRKNLEDYLVWTRDSQIDPTSVLGSYTGAIGIPQFLPSSIVQYAISYDGNKQIDLRTSQADAIGSVANYLKQNGWENGRPVIWDISPDAGSQGIAQAAADGQPEPHWPLEQLLRAGLLLNQPGLDMAAEAGTPVTIVDLPSPGLPTEYKLGLKNFYVLTRYNRSFFYALSVYQLGEKIKAQMEASGDLDSNGAPASMAPPAALPGTAPAPMVRPAPAAVPGTAPLGLPAPIPAPAEDAQ, encoded by the coding sequence ATGACCGTCAAGCTTGCTCCGTCCGCACGAAACCGGCTACGCACCCAGAAAGTAGCCACTGCACTATCCGTCGCATGGTGCGTGTTCGCGGCAGCCAGTCCGGCCGAGGCACAGACCAGCGCCCCGCAGCGGCCGCTGCTGGTGACGCAGTCTCAGCCGCAACAAGCGGTGCCGCAAGGCCAGACCTTCGAAGAAGAAATCATTCCGCAGCGCTACGCGAACAACCCTGACGTCGACGGTTTCATCAACGACATGGTGGCGCGCTACGACTTCGATCCCGCCACGCTGCATACGTTGTTCGCCGGTGTCAGTTACTCGACGACCGCGGTCAAGCTCGTCACACCGTCGACGGCGCCGTCGGTGAAGAACTGGCGCGTGTACCAGTCGCGCTTTCTCGACCCGGTCCGCATCAATGCGGGCGTGCGGTTCTGGCGTAACAACCAGGCCACGCTGCAACGCGCCTATGAGGAATTCGGCGTGCCGCCCGAGGTGATCGTCGGCATTCTCGGTGTGGAGACCATCTACGGGCGCTTCATGGGCAACTTCCGCGTGCTCGATGCACTGACCACGCTCGCCTTCGATTACCCGAACACGCCGAACCGCGCCGATCGCGAGCAGACCTTCCGCAAGAATCTCGAAGACTATCTGGTCTGGACCCGCGACTCGCAAATCGACCCTACCTCGGTACTCGGTTCGTACACGGGCGCAATCGGCATTCCGCAGTTTCTGCCGAGCAGCATCGTGCAGTATGCGATCTCGTATGACGGCAACAAGCAGATCGACTTGCGCACCAGCCAGGCCGATGCGATCGGCAGCGTCGCGAACTATCTGAAGCAGAACGGCTGGGAAAACGGCCGCCCGGTGATCTGGGACATCAGCCCGGATGCCGGCAGTCAGGGCATCGCCCAGGCCGCCGCCGATGGTCAGCCCGAGCCGCACTGGCCGCTCGAACAACTGCTGCGCGCCGGCCTGCTGCTGAACCAGCCGGGTCTGGACATGGCCGCGGAGGCCGGTACGCCGGTGACCATCGTCGACCTCCCCTCACCTGGACTGCCGACTGAATACAAGCTGGGGCTGAAGAATTTCTACGTCCTGACGCGCTATAACCGCAGCTTCTTTTACGCGCTATCGGTGTATCAGCTCGGCGAGAAGATCAAGGCGCAAATGGAGGCGTCCGGCGATCTGGACAGCAACGGCGCACCGGCCTCGATGGCGCCGCCTGCGGCACTGCCAGGTACAGCGCCTGCACCGATGGTCAGGCCTGCGCCTGCCGCTGTTCCGGGTACTGCGCCGCTGGGCCTGCCGGCTCCGATACCGGCCCCCGCTGAGGACGCGCAATAA
- the cysM gene encoding cysteine synthase CysM: MAYKTIEDTIGNTPLVQLVRLPDDEIRSRNNVILGKLEGNNPAGSVKDRPALSMIKKAEMRGRIKPGDTLIESTSGNTGIALAMAAAIRGYKMVLIMPEDLSVERRQSMAAYGAQIVLTPVTGGMEYARDLAEQMQREGKGIILDQFANPDNPLAHYETTGPEIWQETEGRITHFVSAMGTTGTIMGVSQYLKEQNQAVEIIGAQPEEGSRIPGIRKWPEAYLPKIFDRSRVDRVENVSQAASEAMARKMAAVEGIFCGISAAGACEVALRIARQVENATIVFVVCDRGDRYLSTGVFPA, encoded by the coding sequence ATGGCTTACAAAACGATTGAAGACACGATCGGCAATACGCCGCTCGTACAGCTCGTCCGCCTGCCCGACGACGAGATCCGCAGCCGCAATAACGTGATCCTCGGCAAGCTCGAAGGCAACAACCCGGCGGGTTCGGTGAAAGACCGCCCGGCGTTGTCGATGATCAAGAAGGCCGAAATGCGCGGCCGCATCAAGCCGGGCGATACGCTGATCGAATCCACCAGCGGCAATACCGGCATCGCGCTCGCCATGGCGGCCGCCATTCGCGGCTACAAGATGGTGCTGATCATGCCGGAAGACCTGTCCGTCGAGCGCCGTCAGAGCATGGCTGCCTACGGCGCGCAGATCGTGCTGACGCCGGTGACGGGCGGCATGGAATACGCCCGCGATCTCGCCGAGCAGATGCAGCGCGAAGGCAAGGGCATCATCCTCGACCAGTTTGCGAACCCGGACAACCCGCTCGCTCATTACGAAACCACCGGCCCCGAAATCTGGCAGGAGACCGAAGGACGCATCACGCACTTCGTGTCGGCCATGGGCACCACCGGCACGATCATGGGCGTATCGCAGTATCTGAAGGAACAGAATCAGGCGGTGGAAATTATCGGCGCGCAGCCGGAAGAGGGCTCACGTATTCCGGGTATCCGCAAGTGGCCCGAAGCGTATCTGCCGAAGATCTTCGATCGCAGCCGGGTCGATCGCGTCGAGAACGTGAGCCAGGCGGCCTCCGAAGCGATGGCGCGCAAGATGGCGGCGGTCGAAGGGATCTTCTGCGGTATTTCGGCAGCGGGCGCGTGCGAAGTGGCTTTGCGGATCGCGCGGCAGGTCGAGAATGCGACCATCGTGTTCGTGGTGTGCGATCGCGGCGACCGCTATCTGTCCACGGGCGTGTTCCCGGCGTGA
- a CDS encoding ComEA family DNA-binding protein, producing MLRKIMVTAAMLAAFGHAYAAVDVNTANEAALRGIKGIGPAKAKAILEERDAHGPYKDTADLSKRVKGMGGHTVERLQAEGLAVGPAGAAAGAQAAAPAQGKAATATAAAANAAGTQKSGAAVVVKK from the coding sequence ATGTTGCGAAAAATCATGGTTACCGCGGCAATGCTCGCCGCGTTCGGTCACGCCTATGCGGCGGTCGACGTCAACACGGCCAACGAAGCCGCCCTGCGTGGCATCAAGGGCATCGGTCCGGCCAAAGCGAAAGCGATTCTTGAAGAGCGCGATGCGCACGGTCCGTATAAGGACACGGCGGATCTCAGCAAGCGCGTCAAGGGCATGGGCGGGCATACCGTCGAGCGCCTGCAGGCGGAGGGTCTCGCTGTCGGTCCGGCTGGCGCTGCTGCTGGCGCACAGGCTGCGGCGCCGGCGCAGGGCAAGGCCGCGACTGCTACGGCCGCTGCCGCGAATGCGGCCGGCACGCAGAAGAGCGGCGCGGCCGTGGTGGTGAAGAAATAG
- the rfaD gene encoding ADP-glyceromanno-heptose 6-epimerase: MTLIVTGAAGFIGSNLVKALNERGEQRIIAVDNLTRADKFKNLVDCEIDDYLDKTEFVERFARGDFGKVRAVFHEGACSDTMETDGRYMMDNNFRYSRAVLDACLAQGTQFLYASSAATYGGSSRFVEEREVEQPLNVYGYSKFLFDQVIRRVLPTAKSQIAGFRYFNVYGQRETHKGRMASVAFHNFNQFRAEGKVKLFGEYNGYAAGEQTRDFVSVEDVTKVNLHFFDHPERSGIFNLGSGRAQPFNDIASTVVNTLRALNNEAPLSLAEQVQRGLIEYIPFPDALRGKYQCFTQADLTKLRAAGYDAPFLSVQEGVDRYVRWLFGQL; the protein is encoded by the coding sequence ATGACTCTCATCGTCACCGGCGCGGCCGGCTTTATCGGCAGCAATCTCGTGAAAGCGCTCAACGAGCGCGGTGAACAACGCATCATCGCGGTCGACAATCTCACGCGCGCGGACAAGTTCAAGAACCTCGTCGATTGCGAAATTGACGACTATCTCGACAAGACCGAATTCGTCGAACGCTTTGCGCGCGGCGATTTCGGCAAGGTGCGCGCGGTGTTCCACGAAGGCGCCTGTTCGGACACGATGGAAACCGACGGCCGCTACATGATGGACAACAATTTCCGCTATAGCCGCGCGGTACTCGACGCGTGTCTCGCCCAGGGCACGCAGTTCCTCTATGCGTCTTCCGCGGCCACGTACGGCGGCTCCAGCCGCTTCGTCGAAGAGCGTGAAGTGGAGCAGCCGCTCAACGTCTACGGCTATTCGAAGTTCCTGTTCGATCAGGTGATCCGCCGCGTGCTGCCCACCGCGAAAAGCCAGATCGCGGGCTTTCGCTACTTCAACGTGTATGGTCAGCGCGAGACCCACAAGGGCCGCATGGCCTCGGTGGCGTTCCACAATTTCAACCAGTTCCGCGCCGAGGGCAAGGTCAAGCTGTTCGGCGAATACAACGGTTATGCCGCCGGCGAGCAGACGCGCGATTTCGTTTCGGTTGAAGACGTCACGAAGGTCAATCTGCACTTCTTCGATCATCCGGAGCGCTCGGGTATCTTCAATCTCGGCAGCGGTCGCGCGCAGCCGTTCAACGACATCGCGAGCACCGTCGTCAATACGTTGCGCGCGCTGAACAACGAGGCTCCGCTTTCGCTCGCCGAGCAGGTGCAACGTGGGCTGATCGAGTACATTCCGTTTCCCGACGCACTGCGCGGCAAGTATCAGTGCTTCACGCAAGCGGACCTCACGAAGCTGCGCGCCGCCGGCTACGACGCGCCGTTCCTGAGCGTGCAGGAAGGTGTCGACCGCTACGTGCGTTGGCTATTCGGCCAGCTATAA